The following are encoded together in the Thermococcus sibiricus MM 739 genome:
- a CDS encoding 30S ribosomal protein S24e translates to MEIRVIDTKENKLLGRKEIYFEVIHEGEPTPSRADVKGKLVAMLDLNPEATVVQYIRSYFGSHVSEGYAKAYESKERMLYIEPEYVLRREGIIQEQEE, encoded by the coding sequence ATGGAGATTAGGGTTATCGATACTAAAGAAAACAAACTCTTGGGAAGAAAAGAAATATACTTTGAGGTTATTCATGAAGGAGAACCTACACCATCAAGAGCAGATGTTAAGGGTAAGCTGGTTGCAATGCTTGATTTAAACCCCGAAGCAACCGTTGTTCAATACATAAGAAGTTACTTTGGTAGTCATGTCAGCGAAGGATATGCAAAGGCCTACGAAAGCAAAGAGAGAATGCTTTACATAGAACCTGAGTACGTTTTAAGGAGAGAAGGAATTATACAAGAGCAGGAGGAGTGA
- a CDS encoding 30S ribosomal protein S27ae, with protein MAGKKTSQKWKLYEVKDGKISRKNRFCPRCGPGVFMADHKNRWTCGRCGYTEWKK; from the coding sequence ATGGCCGGAAAGAAAACATCACAAAAGTGGAAGCTCTATGAAGTTAAGGATGGCAAAATCTCAAGGAAGAACAGGTTCTGCCCAAGGTGTGGTCCTGGAGTATTCATGGCAGACCACAAGAACAGATGGACATGCGGTAGATGCGGTTACACCGAGTGGAAGAAGTAG
- a CDS encoding HemK2/MTQ2 family protein methyltransferase has product MLYYRDLKIKLHPHVYEPAEDTFLLAENLMIKDGDFALDMGTGTGIIALLMAKKAKFVLGVDVNPIAVELAKENARLNGITNVKFKQSDLFQNVGGKFDIITFNAPYLPGEPEELIDLALVGGREGREVLDRFIEEVDGYLTENGIIQIVQSSITGVDKTIGKLTSKGFKVEITAKERYFFEEIVLITAKRGGFSEPLE; this is encoded by the coding sequence ATGTTATATTACAGGGATCTTAAGATAAAACTTCATCCGCATGTCTATGAGCCTGCTGAGGATACTTTTCTCTTGGCAGAGAATCTCATGATTAAGGATGGGGATTTTGCTTTGGATATGGGTACTGGTACTGGAATAATAGCTCTTTTAATGGCAAAAAAAGCAAAGTTTGTTCTTGGGGTGGATGTGAACCCCATTGCAGTTGAGCTTGCAAAAGAAAACGCGAGGCTAAATGGAATAACCAATGTCAAGTTTAAACAGAGTGACCTCTTCCAAAATGTTGGAGGTAAATTTGACATAATTACTTTCAACGCTCCTTACTTACCGGGAGAGCCAGAGGAGCTAATAGATCTTGCACTTGTAGGTGGTAGAGAGGGGAGGGAGGTTTTAGACAGGTTCATTGAAGAAGTTGATGGATATCTAACAGAGAATGGAATAATCCAGATAGTTCAATCTTCAATAACAGGTGTGGACAAAACAATAGGAAAATTAACTTCTAAAGGATTTAAAGTAGAAATAACAGCTAAGGAAAGATATTTTTTTGAGGAAATCGTTTTAATAACAGCTAAGCGAGGTGGATTCTCGGAACCTCTTGAATAA
- the twy1 gene encoding 4-demethylwyosine synthase TYW1 gives MDVKPNMPEEITNLFKKQHYALVGHHSSVKLCHWLKESIKNNRVCYKQKFYGIESHRCLQMTPVTAWCTHNCIFCWRPMEGFLGVELPKPFDDPAFIVEESVKAQRKLLSGYWGVKDQINVKKLEEAMEPKHAAISLSGEPMLYPMIGELVEEFHKRGFTTFIVSNGTEVEVLEKMMKENKLPKQLYISLTAPDEETYQRVNVPMIPDGWDRINKTLELMRDLPTRTVIRLTLVKGENMHNPEGYAKLIMKARPMFVEAKAYMFVGFSRNRLTINNMPSHEDIKAFAEELVKNLPGYHIEDEYPPSRVVLIMRDDLKKADRVIRH, from the coding sequence ATGGATGTAAAACCAAACATGCCTGAGGAGATTACAAATTTGTTCAAAAAGCAGCATTACGCTCTTGTTGGGCATCACAGCTCGGTTAAACTTTGTCACTGGTTAAAGGAGAGTATAAAGAATAATCGTGTTTGCTACAAGCAGAAGTTCTATGGTATTGAGTCACACAGATGTCTTCAGATGACTCCAGTTACAGCTTGGTGTACCCACAACTGTATTTTCTGCTGGCGTCCAATGGAAGGGTTCCTGGGGGTAGAACTACCAAAACCATTTGATGATCCAGCTTTTATTGTAGAAGAGAGTGTAAAGGCCCAAAGAAAACTTTTGAGTGGTTATTGGGGAGTAAAAGATCAGATAAATGTTAAAAAACTTGAAGAGGCCATGGAGCCAAAGCATGCTGCTATAAGTCTCTCCGGCGAACCCATGCTTTATCCTATGATAGGAGAACTAGTTGAGGAGTTTCACAAGAGAGGATTCACAACGTTCATAGTGAGCAACGGTACAGAGGTGGAAGTTCTGGAAAAGATGATGAAAGAGAACAAACTCCCGAAGCAGCTTTATATCTCTCTAACGGCCCCTGATGAGGAGACATATCAAAGAGTAAATGTACCTATGATTCCGGATGGATGGGATAGGATAAATAAAACACTTGAACTAATGAGAGATTTGCCCACCAGAACCGTCATAAGACTTACGCTAGTCAAGGGAGAAAATATGCACAATCCGGAAGGCTATGCAAAGCTTATAATGAAGGCAAGGCCGATGTTTGTTGAGGCAAAGGCTTACATGTTTGTGGGGTTTTCAAGAAATAGATTGACCATAAACAACATGCCAAGTCATGAGGATATAAAGGCCTTTGCAGAGGAGCTGGTGAAAAATCTACCGGGATATCACATAGAGGATGAATACCCGCCCAGCAGAGTTGTTCTGATCATGAGAGATGACTTAAAAAAGGCGGATAGAGTTATAAGACATTAG
- a CDS encoding prenyltransferase/squalene oxidase repeat-containing protein has translation MKRIFSLILILLMVIPYVSAVPILDASTRFLTEGKDYMDSTQEISLSLMALGSSYSIAENLTKENITLFVEELLERQNSDGGWGYYEGSISNVVDTSYAVIALKRVIDLYYPNENIYRKISKALENGLNFISKSHTLNGWGYIPNTLPEFYPTVMALWALGENGYTEKSRHVNEAIAYLESAESMEISEAKAVGLKILAYKSVGHQVPESLIEKAWGLVNSDNITIDERALLTYVLTTYEGLTFEVAKLLSRLEDLAESNETLIYWANAPDEWTNREVFAASAFAVMSFATANTLGGVGGIISIEDSCSALEKVQNPDGGWGYRAGYSSDDRTTYYVLKALKRCYFKDEVIEKGLEWVETRIPENMEKVSKERRLNSAYIYNLLTLLEFNMLNETEKQTHISFIKSLGEDGKWNTILGPQPYETALAIKALLALGVDPSDEDIVKAKEWLLSRPTDGWGLRIQVAIPFRVRYIMSTVPTTLEVLEALTPLVTKEEVERHLTWLMEQKIEDDGWPVVKEIYIRDILMYLGAPSVELTIRATKVLYDFGIDYHAETLNWLLDHRSDSLWGTTLTESALAVLFFSEMGEVVIKPLSLYQVLKQIPEKNFTILYTSNYNSTAVSLGEALSEVFEKSFEIKPFEGFGDSNYIVVSDFNTFNIPQYNPYIKVKSDDMHVYLGDKSYPINNTVILIPGKTSEGYLLFVLSSRGAEDIASTFLSSTIIKYLNGAACVVTHEDKNHNGVVEFDELNIELVG, from the coding sequence ATGAAGAGAATATTTTCACTAATCTTAATTCTGTTGATGGTTATCCCTTATGTCAGCGCAGTTCCTATTTTAGACGCTTCCACTAGATTTCTAACCGAGGGCAAGGATTACATGGATAGTACACAGGAAATAAGCTTGTCTTTAATGGCTTTGGGTTCAAGTTACTCCATCGCTGAAAACCTTACTAAAGAAAACATCACATTATTTGTAGAGGAGTTGCTGGAAAGACAGAATTCTGATGGGGGATGGGGATATTATGAGGGGAGTATAAGCAATGTTGTGGACACTTCATACGCAGTAATAGCTTTAAAAAGAGTAATTGACCTTTATTACCCAAATGAAAATATTTATCGTAAAATTTCCAAAGCTCTTGAGAATGGATTGAATTTTATCTCCAAGTCTCACACTCTTAATGGATGGGGGTATATACCCAATACCCTGCCTGAGTTCTATCCGACCGTCATGGCTTTATGGGCATTGGGTGAGAATGGATATACGGAAAAGAGCAGGCACGTGAATGAAGCAATAGCATACTTGGAATCGGCCGAAAGCATGGAAATAAGTGAAGCAAAGGCCGTTGGATTAAAGATTCTTGCCTATAAGAGTGTTGGTCATCAAGTACCTGAATCCCTCATTGAAAAAGCATGGGGACTTGTAAACTCTGATAATATTACCATAGATGAGAGGGCCCTGCTTACCTATGTACTCACCACTTATGAAGGATTAACTTTTGAAGTTGCTAAACTTCTCAGCAGACTAGAAGACCTAGCAGAGAGCAATGAGACCTTGATTTACTGGGCCAATGCTCCAGATGAGTGGACAAACAGAGAGGTATTCGCAGCTTCAGCCTTTGCAGTCATGAGTTTTGCGACGGCCAATACTCTCGGGGGAGTAGGGGGCATTATTTCAATAGAAGACTCTTGTTCTGCCCTTGAAAAAGTCCAGAATCCAGATGGAGGATGGGGATACAGAGCGGGCTATAGCTCTGATGATAGAACCACTTATTACGTTTTAAAGGCATTGAAGAGGTGCTACTTTAAAGATGAAGTCATTGAGAAAGGCTTGGAGTGGGTTGAAACCAGAATCCCTGAGAATATGGAAAAAGTTTCTAAAGAAAGGCGATTAAACTCTGCTTACATTTACAACCTCCTCACGCTTCTGGAGTTTAACATGCTTAATGAAACCGAGAAGCAAACCCATATCTCCTTTATAAAGAGTTTGGGTGAGGATGGAAAGTGGAATACTATACTTGGGCCACAACCCTATGAGACGGCTCTTGCTATAAAGGCTCTCCTAGCATTGGGAGTTGATCCAAGTGATGAAGACATAGTGAAAGCAAAAGAGTGGCTCCTATCACGACCAACAGATGGATGGGGCCTTCGTATACAGGTTGCCATTCCATTTAGGGTTCGTTATATCATGTCTACAGTTCCCACAACTTTAGAGGTTCTTGAGGCCCTTACACCACTGGTCACTAAAGAAGAGGTTGAAAGGCACTTGACATGGCTTATGGAGCAGAAAATCGAAGATGATGGATGGCCCGTTGTTAAGGAGATTTATATTAGAGATATTCTGATGTATCTAGGCGCCCCATCAGTTGAACTCACAATACGAGCCACTAAAGTCCTATACGACTTTGGCATAGACTACCATGCTGAGACACTTAACTGGCTTTTGGATCACCGCAGTGATAGTTTATGGGGAACAACCTTAACAGAATCCGCCCTTGCAGTACTCTTCTTCTCTGAAATGGGAGAGGTAGTAATTAAGCCTCTCAGTCTATATCAAGTCCTCAAGCAAATTCCTGAGAAGAACTTTACGATCCTTTACACTTCTAACTATAATTCCACTGCAGTTTCACTTGGAGAGGCCCTTAGTGAAGTATTTGAAAAGAGCTTTGAGATTAAGCCCTTTGAAGGGTTTGGAGATTCCAACTACATTGTAGTCTCAGACTTCAATACATTTAACATACCCCAGTACAACCCGTACATCAAGGTAAAGAGTGATGATATGCATGTTTACCTTGGTGATAAGAGCTATCCAATAAACAATACGGTAATTTTAATTCCAGGAAAAACCAGTGAGGGATACCTACTCTTTGTACTCTCATCCAGAGGTGCAGAGGATATTGCGAGCACGTTCTTGAGTTCCACAATAATCAAGTACCTCAATGGGGCCGCCTGTGTGGTAACCCATGAGGACAAGAACCATAACGGGGTAGTGGAGTTTGATGAATTGAACATTGAGCTTGTGGGGTGA
- a CDS encoding FtsZ/tubulin family protein, producing the protein MRALIIGVGQCGTKIADLFALVDFEALAINTSKSDLDYLKHIPKERRILIGESLTGGKGVNANPVLGREAMKRDLSMVMKKINAMVGYSDVDVFFLTFGFGGGTGSGGTPILAEALKDEYPESLVVAIGALPLKEEGIRPTINAAITIDKLSKVADSIIAIDNNKLKESGEDITRAYEKINRTIVERIASLLALIDIPGEQTLDSSDLKFVLNAFGSFATVGYAKAEASKVRNLSRLILKSFENEGLYLEANIESALYGLVAVHGPPELLKARDIFEALSYLTKKIKGKQIFRGFYPDPREREIEVVTLLTGIYESKSIEDIVVVAKKYAESFIKAKEEAETKKSELLTGLPDFDDIYPGEVNERLD; encoded by the coding sequence TTGAGGGCTTTAATCATTGGAGTAGGTCAGTGTGGGACAAAGATAGCAGACTTGTTCGCCTTAGTGGACTTTGAGGCATTGGCAATAAACACTTCAAAGAGTGACCTTGATTATTTGAAGCATATACCGAAGGAAAGGCGGATACTGATAGGAGAAAGTTTAACAGGCGGAAAAGGAGTAAATGCAAACCCAGTACTCGGAAGAGAGGCAATGAAAAGAGACCTATCAATGGTGATGAAAAAAATAAACGCTATGGTTGGTTACAGCGACGTTGACGTCTTTTTCCTCACTTTTGGTTTTGGCGGGGGTACTGGTTCTGGAGGGACCCCTATTTTAGCTGAGGCTCTTAAAGATGAATATCCTGAGTCACTTGTGGTTGCGATTGGCGCTCTACCCCTGAAAGAGGAGGGAATAAGGCCCACAATAAACGCTGCAATAACTATAGACAAACTCTCAAAAGTGGCCGATTCTATAATAGCCATAGACAATAATAAGCTCAAAGAAAGTGGGGAAGACATAACACGGGCCTATGAAAAGATAAATCGCACAATAGTTGAACGCATAGCCTCTTTATTGGCGTTGATTGATATTCCGGGTGAGCAGACCCTTGATTCTAGTGACCTGAAGTTTGTATTGAATGCTTTTGGAAGCTTTGCGACAGTGGGGTATGCAAAGGCAGAAGCCAGCAAAGTTAGAAACTTATCCAGGCTTATCTTAAAATCTTTTGAGAATGAAGGTCTCTATCTTGAAGCTAACATAGAATCTGCACTTTATGGTCTGGTAGCAGTTCATGGGCCGCCAGAACTGTTGAAAGCTAGGGATATATTTGAGGCCCTCAGCTATTTGACCAAGAAAATTAAAGGAAAGCAGATTTTCCGGGGCTTTTATCCGGATCCAAGGGAAAGGGAGATAGAAGTGGTTACACTCTTGACTGGGATTTATGAGAGCAAGAGTATTGAAGATATAGTTGTAGTTGCCAAAAAATATGCTGAATCTTTTATAAAAGCGAAAGAAGAGGCCGAAACAAAGAAGAGTGAGCTTTTAACCGGCCTGCCCGACTTTGATGACATTTATCCGGGTGAGGTTAATGAAAGACTCGATTGA
- a CDS encoding class III signal peptide-containing protein: protein MKKGQISLEFIFIFVLFIILLTFSIRNITFSSEHSSDMLRIQISEEAKLFANTVSNAISQVYAQGPGAKTTEYFTFKYLNDEYFLTRAFDMDGTPQILIGYKNGTYVAILDNANQTINVNETETKKKNYFWSQSLYARDLSDNSSIYYPNNTIANYAGMFVNATDLPSTLKIVVEWNPDRNESWIINSTAQELRINLNVGG from the coding sequence ATGAAAAAAGGACAGATATCGCTGGAATTCATATTCATATTTGTGTTATTTATAATACTACTAACTTTCTCAATTAGGAATATTACCTTCTCCAGCGAGCACTCTTCAGATATGTTGAGAATTCAGATTAGTGAAGAGGCAAAGTTATTTGCAAACACGGTTTCCAATGCAATATCTCAGGTTTATGCACAAGGCCCAGGTGCAAAAACCACTGAATACTTTACTTTCAAGTATCTAAATGACGAGTATTTCCTTACAAGGGCGTTTGATATGGATGGAACACCTCAGATCTTGATAGGGTATAAAAATGGTACTTATGTTGCTATTTTGGATAATGCCAATCAGACCATAAACGTAAATGAGACAGAGACAAAAAAGAAGAACTATTTCTGGAGTCAGTCTCTTTATGCAAGAGATCTATCAGACAACTCTTCAATTTACTATCCGAATAATACCATAGCTAATTATGCAGGGATGTTTGTGAATGCAACAGATTTACCCTCCACTTTGAAGATAGTTGTTGAATGGAATCCAGATAGAAATGAGAGTTGGATTATCAACTCTACTGCCCAAGAACTTAGGATAAACCTTAACGTCGGTGGTTAG